A single Flavobacterium sp. 1 DNA region contains:
- a CDS encoding DUF4249 family protein, protein MKQYIVLLIASLSLVSCEDVVNVDLDTAPPKLVIDASIKWEKGTTGAVQKINLTTTTDFYSNTIPVATGATVVVTNTTPNTPVAYQFIENGQTGEYVCNNFSPVINNEYALAITYKGQTYTSKSKFMPTPIIASTEQSTKPGIDGKDSYEIKFYWQDNEAQDNFYLVGAKNANIAYPEYGVLSDEFFQGNSMFALYRDDKLKKGDVIQYSLQGITEQYSNYMNKLLNIAGSDGGNPFATPPATLRGNIFNQTNPNDYPLGFFHLAEIDSDSYTIQ, encoded by the coding sequence ATGAAACAATATATAGTATTACTAATTGCCTCGCTCTCTCTTGTAAGCTGCGAAGATGTAGTCAATGTTGATTTAGACACCGCACCTCCAAAATTAGTAATAGACGCATCTATTAAATGGGAAAAAGGAACTACTGGAGCGGTTCAAAAAATTAATTTGACCACCACAACCGATTTTTATTCCAATACCATTCCTGTGGCAACAGGAGCCACTGTTGTTGTTACCAACACAACACCTAATACTCCTGTCGCTTATCAATTTATTGAAAACGGACAAACAGGAGAATATGTCTGCAATAATTTCAGCCCAGTCATCAATAACGAATATGCGCTTGCCATAACCTACAAAGGTCAGACTTATACTTCCAAATCTAAATTTATGCCCACTCCAATAATAGCGTCGACGGAGCAAAGCACAAAACCTGGTATCGATGGTAAAGATTCTTATGAAATTAAATTCTATTGGCAGGACAATGAAGCCCAAGATAACTTTTATCTGGTAGGTGCTAAAAACGCTAATATTGCTTATCCTGAATATGGTGTTCTTTCCGACGAATTTTTTCAAGGTAATTCAATGTTTGCTCTGTATCGAGACGATAAACTCAAAAAAGGAGATGTAATACAATACAGCTTACAGGGAATCACAGAACAATACAGTAATTATATGAACAAATTACTTAACATTGCCGGAAGCGATGGAGGAAACCCTTTTGCAACACCTCCAGCAACCTTAAGAGGAAACATTTTCAATCAAACCAATCCCAATGATTATCCATTAGGCTTTTTCCATCTTGCCGAAATAGATTCAGACAGTTATACTATTCAGTAG
- a CDS encoding thiamine diphosphokinase: MSSHHIVRDDQEPALIIANGASCNPELLGQLLEWSPLVIVLDSAIERVLELGIKVDVLLGDFDRGFNPEVYKTKQYPIEIVHTPDQDKTDLEKAFDYLIQRQIPAVNVVWATGKRADHTITNLTNIVRYRNSIKIVILDDHSKIFLLPNKFEKWYTAGTPISLIPIGIVNGIHSKNLVYPLENDTLTIGYRTGSSNAVAQDGLVTLTHTDGDLLLMECMD, translated from the coding sequence ATGTCTTCACACCACATCGTTCGCGACGACCAAGAACCAGCTTTAATCATTGCAAACGGTGCTTCCTGCAATCCCGAATTACTGGGACAACTACTCGAATGGTCACCGCTGGTAATTGTACTTGATTCGGCTATCGAAAGGGTGTTGGAATTAGGCATTAAAGTCGATGTGCTGTTAGGCGATTTCGACCGCGGATTTAACCCCGAAGTGTACAAAACAAAGCAGTATCCAATAGAAATTGTACACACGCCCGACCAAGACAAAACTGATTTAGAAAAAGCATTCGATTACCTCATCCAAAGACAGATTCCTGCCGTAAATGTAGTGTGGGCAACCGGAAAACGTGCCGATCATACCATTACGAATCTCACGAATATTGTCCGCTACCGAAATTCAATCAAGATCGTTATCCTCGACGACCATTCCAAAATATTTTTATTGCCCAATAAATTTGAAAAATGGTACACTGCAGGAACTCCAATTTCACTAATCCCCATTGGAATTGTAAACGGAATCCATTCTAAAAATTTAGTATATCCGTTAGAAAACGACACACTCACTATAGGATACCGAACAGGAAGCAGTAATGCCGTTGCCCAAGACGGACTCGTTACTTTGACCCATACAGACGGCGATTTATTACTTATGGAATGTATGGATTAA
- a CDS encoding SMI1/KNR4 family protein: MVIEKELITKLKKIDGNGFFKKNPFQLFGSKEHKYELNNCLKEEEILDFEKTNQIELPSEYRNFIKNIGNGGVGPAYGVFKLEDWNIELDIENSNFLNKNFPYIEKWNLAYSENKNDEDFTESDEFKNWELECFSETHIYGSIRICHYGCAIYYFLVVSGIEKGNIWIDARANDEGIYPLKTETKSRYNFAEWYNEWINESLKKLNK, translated from the coding sequence ATGGTAATCGAAAAAGAACTAATTACTAAGCTTAAAAAAATTGATGGAAATGGATTTTTTAAGAAAAACCCATTTCAATTATTTGGTTCCAAAGAACATAAATATGAACTAAATAATTGTTTAAAAGAAGAAGAAATTCTAGACTTTGAAAAAACGAATCAAATTGAACTGCCCTCGGAATATAGAAATTTCATAAAAAATATCGGAAATGGAGGAGTTGGTCCAGCGTACGGAGTTTTCAAGTTGGAAGATTGGAATATTGAACTTGACATTGAGAACAGTAATTTTTTAAATAAAAATTTTCCATATATAGAAAAATGGAATTTAGCATATTCAGAAAACAAAAATGATGAAGATTTTACAGAAAGTGACGAATTTAAAAATTGGGAATTAGAGTGTTTTAGTGAAACACATATTTATGGAAGTATTAGAATTTGTCATTATGGATGTGCAATTTATTATTTTTTGGTAGTTTCGGGAATAGAAAAAGGAAATATATGGATTGATGCAAGAGCAAATGATGAAGGAATATATCCATTGAAAACTGAAACTAAATCGAGATATAATTTTGCAGAATGGTATAATGAATGGATAAATGAAAGCTTGAAAAAACTGAATAAATAA
- a CDS encoding IS110 family transposase codes for MSKFKHFLGIDVSKEYFDAVVILDRNKEKSIHSQFVNDYKGIKSLCKWLKEQGSTFENTLVCLEHTGMYGKLIIKCLMIEKFSLWVEMSLKIIRSIGVQRGKNDKVDAQRIAFYAMKNVEEAVIFNAPRMEINKMRNLLSLREKLVATKASLLRNVKELKAFDLEVARLSEKLQKSTIKGIDLDLKNIEKQLDKTINDDENISRIFTLVTSVIGIGKVTALFLICFTNEFTMYTTPRQLACYAGVVPFEHTSGKSIRSKPKVHYVANKKLKKQLHMCALSAITSDPELKNYFNRKVEEGKNKMLIINNVRNKLVHRVCACIRENKMFEKRQVA; via the coding sequence ATGAGTAAATTTAAACATTTTTTAGGTATCGATGTGTCAAAAGAATATTTTGATGCCGTAGTAATTTTGGATAGAAATAAAGAAAAATCAATTCACAGCCAGTTTGTAAATGATTACAAAGGAATCAAGTCCCTTTGCAAATGGCTCAAGGAACAAGGTTCCACGTTTGAAAACACGCTTGTTTGTTTAGAACACACAGGAATGTACGGCAAGTTAATAATCAAATGTCTAATGATTGAAAAGTTCTCACTTTGGGTCGAAATGTCACTGAAAATTATTCGCAGCATTGGGGTTCAAAGAGGCAAAAACGACAAAGTTGATGCCCAAAGAATTGCTTTTTATGCCATGAAAAATGTGGAGGAAGCAGTTATTTTTAATGCTCCCAGAATGGAAATCAACAAAATGAGAAATCTTTTGTCCCTGCGGGAAAAATTAGTTGCAACAAAAGCTTCTTTGTTGCGAAATGTAAAAGAACTCAAAGCCTTTGATTTGGAAGTAGCCAGACTTTCTGAAAAACTACAGAAAAGCACCATCAAGGGAATTGATTTGGATCTAAAAAACATTGAAAAACAATTGGACAAAACAATAAATGACGATGAAAATATTTCTAGAATTTTCACTCTTGTCACATCTGTTATTGGCATCGGAAAAGTAACGGCTTTGTTTTTGATTTGTTTTACAAACGAATTTACAATGTATACAACTCCTCGCCAACTGGCTTGTTATGCAGGTGTTGTACCTTTTGAACATACCTCGGGGAAAAGTATTCGCTCAAAACCAAAAGTCCATTATGTGGCTAACAAAAAATTAAAAAAACAGCTTCATATGTGTGCCTTGTCAGCAATTACCAGTGATCCTGAATTAAAAAATTATTTTAATCGAAAGGTGGAAGAAGGTAAAAACAAGATGCTTATCATAAACAATGTTAGGAACAAACTTGTACATAGAGTATGTGCATGCATAAGAGAAAACAAAATGTTTGAAAAAAGACAAGTAGCGTAA
- a CDS encoding IS1182 family transposase, whose product MQHIIGISRHQMRISSLEDAIAPDNQVRFIDAFVTFTDLAKLGFAVQTIKTEGRPSYDTKVFLKIYLYGYLGGIRSSRKLEKECFRNIEMQWLLEDIRPNYHSISDFRKNNPAALKKLFKLFVSFLKDADLIGGETIAIDGTKSRAHNSKKANFNQKKIDKHLEYIETKTQEYLDALEANDAKENSPKIKNVQQKIECLKQNKIRYELLEEKLKASGEPQISTTDSDARALLVQGQVVEISFNMQAAVDAKHNLVVATHTINRNDRNALSAIAIEAKENLEIETYTALVDKGYHNGREIEACRQANITTIVAQPEQGKNKENGTTKDYFVSKFQYNKTTDTYTCPQGETLKTTGHWHKKTTDRDSYEFKRYRTPKCRECPVKHLCTSRMAGRDIDRSQYADAVEENNKRYHANAQLYRKRQEINEHIFGTIKRQWGYNHTNLTGLEKVNGEHSLIMLVYNIKRSINILGVPELIAKLKKWNSPYKAKVLFLLKMSYLKPKLDFFFFETKLAS is encoded by the coding sequence ATGCAGCATATCATAGGAATTTCCCGCCACCAGATGCGTATTTCCAGTTTAGAAGACGCCATAGCTCCCGATAATCAAGTGCGATTTATAGATGCATTTGTGACGTTTACAGACCTTGCTAAGCTGGGTTTTGCAGTGCAAACCATCAAAACCGAAGGCCGCCCGAGCTACGATACCAAAGTGTTTCTTAAAATCTATTTATACGGTTATCTGGGCGGAATAAGAAGCTCGCGAAAATTAGAGAAGGAATGTTTTAGAAACATTGAAATGCAATGGCTATTGGAAGATATTCGTCCCAATTACCACAGCATCTCAGATTTCAGAAAAAACAATCCCGCTGCCTTGAAGAAACTCTTCAAGCTTTTTGTCTCATTCTTGAAAGATGCGGACTTGATAGGCGGTGAAACCATTGCCATTGACGGCACCAAAAGCCGGGCTCACAACAGCAAAAAAGCCAATTTTAACCAAAAGAAAATTGACAAGCACCTGGAATACATTGAGACCAAAACCCAAGAATATCTTGATGCTCTGGAAGCAAATGATGCAAAAGAAAACTCTCCAAAAATCAAAAATGTCCAACAAAAAATAGAGTGTCTCAAACAAAACAAAATCCGCTACGAATTGCTGGAAGAAAAACTAAAAGCAAGCGGAGAACCCCAAATAAGCACCACCGACAGCGATGCCAGAGCATTATTGGTTCAGGGACAGGTGGTTGAAATCTCATTTAATATGCAGGCAGCCGTCGATGCCAAACACAATCTTGTAGTAGCCACGCACACCATCAATCGTAATGACCGCAACGCCTTATCGGCTATTGCCATAGAAGCCAAAGAGAATTTAGAAATAGAAACCTACACGGCTTTGGTGGACAAAGGCTATCATAACGGGCGAGAAATAGAAGCCTGTAGGCAAGCCAATATCACTACAATTGTAGCGCAACCCGAACAAGGAAAAAATAAGGAAAACGGAACAACCAAGGATTATTTTGTTTCTAAGTTCCAATACAATAAAACCACCGACACCTACACTTGCCCACAGGGCGAAACGCTTAAAACTACAGGCCACTGGCACAAGAAAACCACGGACAGAGACAGTTATGAGTTCAAGAGATACCGAACACCCAAATGCAGAGAATGTCCTGTAAAACATTTATGCACCAGTAGGATGGCCGGTCGAGATATAGACCGCAGCCAATATGCCGATGCCGTAGAAGAAAACAACAAACGCTACCACGCAAATGCACAGCTCTACCGCAAGCGGCAGGAAATCAACGAACACATTTTTGGCACTATCAAACGGCAATGGGGCTACAATCACACCAATTTAACAGGATTGGAAAAAGTAAATGGAGAACACAGCCTGATTATGCTGGTCTATAACATCAAACGCAGCATCAATATACTCGGAGTTCCCGAGCTCATTGCCAAACTCAAGAAATGGAACTCACCCTACAAGGCAAAAGTCTTGTTTTTGTTAAAAATGAGTTATTTAAAACCGAAATTAGACTTCTTTTTCTTTGAAACTAAATTAGCCTCCTAA
- a CDS encoding Crp/Fnr family transcriptional regulator: MNKDDIINSQIEPLLDYFQKVIRLNNDEKQLVTELFKPRLYRKRQYVLQEGDICNQFNFIVRGCLRMYKVDDKGNTHILQFAAENWWLGNIGSFHERKPSELNIDAIEDTMVLQISHDNLTLLYTNAPKFDRIFRVLIENSFVSLQKRLLQNISSTAEERYHSFLDSYSHLSNRLPQTQIASFLGITPEFLSRLRNRQSKKS, from the coding sequence ATGAATAAAGACGACATCATAAATTCTCAAATTGAACCGCTGCTGGACTACTTTCAAAAAGTAATTCGGTTAAACAATGACGAAAAACAACTGGTAACAGAATTATTCAAACCAAGACTTTACCGCAAAAGACAATATGTTTTGCAGGAAGGCGACATTTGCAATCAATTCAACTTTATTGTTCGTGGTTGTTTGCGTATGTACAAAGTGGACGACAAGGGCAACACACATATATTACAATTCGCTGCTGAAAATTGGTGGTTGGGCAATATTGGAAGTTTTCATGAACGAAAGCCTTCAGAATTGAATATTGACGCTATAGAAGATACAATGGTATTACAAATTAGTCACGATAATTTAACATTGCTTTACACAAATGCCCCCAAGTTCGACCGCATTTTTAGGGTGTTAATTGAAAATAGTTTTGTATCCCTACAAAAACGATTATTACAAAATATCAGTTCTACTGCCGAAGAAAGATACCATTCGTTTTTGGATAGCTATTCGCACCTCTCAAACCGACTTCCACAAACCCAAATAGCTTCATTTTTGGGAATTACACCAGAATTTTTAAGCCGTTTAAGAAACAGGCAATCTAAAAAATCTTAA
- a CDS encoding NADPH-dependent F420 reductase encodes MITTSKVAVIGLGSIGKIVAQNFVKGNRPVIIASRKLEDATALAQELGSLATASETGEAIKNADIIVLSVWFNTIQELFEQYGAELNGKIIIDPSNPIAPDENGGFKKIIGEKESAGQLNATILPLGATLVKAFGTLGASSLANVDFQTPEKSVLFYASDNTTVDAEVEQLIQDNGFDAIKVGCLDQSIRIEVFGDLHEFGKLGKTVTLEEVKNLITNI; translated from the coding sequence ATGATAACAACATCAAAAGTAGCCGTAATTGGCTTAGGAAGCATTGGTAAAATAGTTGCCCAAAATTTTGTAAAAGGCAATCGTCCTGTAATAATTGCAAGCCGTAAACTGGAAGATGCAACAGCATTGGCACAAGAATTAGGAAGTCTTGCAACAGCATCAGAAACTGGCGAAGCCATTAAGAATGCAGACATCATTGTGCTTTCTGTTTGGTTCAACACCATTCAAGAATTGTTTGAACAATATGGTGCAGAACTGAATGGCAAAATCATCATTGACCCATCTAACCCAATTGCACCAGACGAAAATGGCGGCTTCAAAAAAATTATTGGCGAAAAAGAATCAGCAGGACAATTGAACGCAACTATTTTACCTCTAGGTGCAACTTTGGTAAAAGCTTTTGGAACATTAGGAGCATCATCATTAGCCAACGTAGATTTTCAAACACCTGAAAAATCAGTTTTATTTTATGCTAGTGACAACACAACTGTTGATGCAGAAGTGGAGCAATTAATTCAGGACAATGGTTTTGATGCCATAAAAGTGGGCTGTTTAGACCAATCAATCCGTATTGAAGTATTTGGCGACTTACACGAATTTGGCAAGTTAGGCAAAACCGTAACGCTTGAAGAAGTCAAAAACTTAATAACTAACATCTAA
- a CDS encoding SgcJ/EcaC family oxidoreductase: MKNLFIYATLVLALAACQNETKNSKQNDMEQTTEKSAIEKLLFSYRDALNTSDVNKVMPLYTNDGVFMPSNAPSAIGQEQIKDSYEFVFKTIQLSNIEFFIDEIVVNGDYAFLRTTSKFTTLIHANGQTVAEEGRELFVLQKTSGQWKISRYMFNKMK, encoded by the coding sequence ATGAAAAATTTATTCATCTATGCAACTTTGGTTTTAGCTTTAGCGGCTTGCCAAAACGAAACAAAAAATTCAAAACAAAACGATATGGAACAGACAACAGAAAAATCAGCAATTGAAAAGTTACTTTTCTCTTACCGTGACGCCTTAAACACATCAGACGTAAATAAAGTGATGCCCCTTTATACAAACGATGGAGTATTTATGCCTTCCAATGCACCTTCTGCAATCGGACAAGAACAAATAAAAGATTCTTATGAGTTTGTGTTTAAAACCATTCAATTAAGCAACATAGAATTTTTTATAGACGAAATTGTGGTAAATGGCGACTATGCTTTTCTAAGAACAACTTCTAAATTCACTACTTTAATTCACGCCAACGGACAAACCGTGGCAGAAGAAGGCAGAGAACTTTTTGTTCTTCAAAAAACAAGTGGACAATGGAAAATAAGCCGCTATATGTTTAACAAAATGAAATAA